A window of Elusimicrobiaceae bacterium contains these coding sequences:
- a CDS encoding pilus assembly protein, with amino-acid sequence MKFFLRKSNRKGQAITEVVLMLPLLFIFMLFMVRIFFLLVLVQKMEIAAFYAARRYQLQSHRSVTYQGYNDNLEFRISEYVREYLGVGSYPGLSSVDVEFTQSQVWCQIDINAHITVLSGALQTMLCRGGENTVCSHYDSVTCGRGYDTMCGNGAILNTTKYVAPRDRYLEFSLPGLSN; translated from the coding sequence ATGAAATTTTTTCTCCGCAAATCAAACCGGAAAGGCCAGGCCATCACTGAAGTGGTGCTGATGCTGCCGCTGCTTTTCATTTTCATGCTTTTCATGGTGCGTATTTTCTTTCTGCTTGTACTGGTTCAGAAAATGGAGATCGCGGCTTTTTATGCCGCGCGGCGGTATCAGCTGCAATCGCACCGCTCGGTGACATATCAAGGATACAACGATAATCTCGAGTTCAGGATCAGCGAATATGTGCGCGAGTACCTTGGTGTGGGCAGTTATCCCGGGCTGTCGAGTGTGGATGTCGAGTTCACGCAGTCCCAGGTGTGGTGCCAGATCGATATAAACGCGCATATTACCGTGCTTTCCGGCGCGCTGCAGACCATGCTGTGCAGGGGCGGCGAAAACACCGTCTGCTCGCATTACGATTCCGTCACCTGCGGGCGCGGTTATGACACGATGTGCGGCAATGGCGCGATTCTTAACACGACCAAATATGTCGCTCCGCGCGACCGGTATCTTGAATTCAGTTTGCCGGGCCTGAGCAACTGA
- a CDS encoding class III signal peptide-containing protein, whose product MAFLRTARSLAGVAGLFARRAVCRRGQTAIEYLLLIAMVVALAVTIFTSASDILRGGFFTLVGLIVPAGS is encoded by the coding sequence ATGGCGTTTTTAAGAACGGCGCGGAGTCTGGCGGGTGTCGCGGGCTTATTTGCCCGGCGGGCTGTGTGCCGGCGCGGGCAGACGGCTATAGAGTATCTGCTTTTGATAGCGATGGTTGTCGCTTTGGCGGTTACTATTTTCACCTCGGCAAGCGATATTCTGCGGGGCGGGTTTTTCACGCTGGTCGGTCTGATAGTGCCGGCAGGCAGTTAG